Sequence from the Pecten maximus chromosome 8, xPecMax1.1, whole genome shotgun sequence genome:
AACTGCACATAACCGACTGTCATTCTACATAGATTTCACACACTTTTTGGTAACTTGCTGGTAACTTTAGAAATTTCACTTCTGGAAACTTACTAAAATGTCCTTTCTCCTGGTAGCTGGTATCAGTGTACAACACATGATAATCTAAAATGCATACTTTCCATTTGAATACTCCTGCTTCTTGACTTTTAACCATTTGTGTAAGGCATGCGAGTTGACATTTTGGAACATATCAAACTGTTCTTGGAAAGAGTCATGTTGCCTACCTCTTATGACTGAAAACACATTTGCATTCTTCAGTTGGTTCACAACAGCCTTTATATCTTGTGTTTTGTCTCTTTGTGCATGGTGTATTCCTGCTGGATGAACACCAATTTCTCTTTCCAATTTCTCATTGACATTGTGGCAGAACATCATTGTTTTACCTATGCGGTCAACAATCTCTGGAGTTTGATTTGGTCCAAGTAATTTAACACGACCCTTTGCATACTTGTTAAGCAGTTCCATGACATAATCCCCATCCAGATTCTTGTCTTTTCCTCCAGACAAATTGACAAACCGATTCCAAATTATCTGATGTCTTTGCTTCTCTGTGAAAAGTGCATTCACACCTGCTAAAAGCAAGAAAGATTCAAGTCTGTACTTAATCTTGTGTGAAAGGTCATATACTAATAGACCATACTTCCAGTGTCTTATCTGTCGAATACCATCCCCATTTCTAGTAGCTAGAACAAGATTTTCCTGAGAAGCCCATATTTTGTGACATTGGTGGCATAATTGTACACTCCATCATCAACTATTGGCCCTTCAATGGCAGTTTCATCATCCTCAATCCTATTGACTGTTACTGTCAAGCTGTTCAAGAAGAATGTGTCCACTATTTCCCCAACAATCTTATCTAACAACCTCTTTTTGGATCCTTCATCAGCAAATTCTGTGAACAGTGGGACTTTTGGACAGGGATCCTCAATGCTATCCATTCCAAATGCTTTCAGAGCTGCTGCAATAACATGAACACTTGACACTAGGTCAATAAAAGATCCAACTGCATGATAATCTGCACTCACATTTTTTGTGACATTTCTTCTATTTATGACATTCCTTAGTTGATACAATGTGCCTGTTTCTCGTGCACTTCCTGGTTTGTAGAACCGGTCCATCATTGCctgaaaaaatataatcattaatGAAACTAGTGATCTCTATCTACAATTGCACAGTAAAATATATGACTGAATATCAGTTAGTGATGGGTAATATTTTTAAGACAATAAGATGTGACCAATCCAAATGTCAAGAAGGAAATATTGAATGgaaagaatttgaaaaaaaaacttcacaaTACACAACTAAAAGTAAATTTACAAAGAGTCTACAGTCATTGATATTCCAAAAAGTTTGAATTCTGAAATTAAAGAGTGACATAGATTGATTACAAACTATTCTATTAGCTCTACAAGGTCAATGGGTGTGAGAAATGAAAAACTGAAATGGGCACTATAACAATAATTGGTTGTTCATAATTTGACTAGCTTTGtgttatttgatattgttaGAAATTTATTATGATCCCCGAATTGTGCATCACTCTGGCTTCTGTGAACATATATGAAGTTAATAGTAGCATTAAAGATGGAACACATCTAGGTACTAGTAGAGGCAAGGTCCAAAACATGTTATAAATTGGACATTAATTATAACTACCTGCAGGAAATTTATTTTCTCATGAAAATCTTCCACCATAGTTATCAAACCCTCCAATCTTTCCTCTTGTGTGTCTCCATCAAGACGAGCCATATGTGCACCTCTAATTCGCTCACACGTCAATTGGTCACCTCCAACTGGAATTGCTTGCATCTTAGGATTTGTTTCTTCTCTGAAAAAAACCCAAGGAAATTCATGGAATTTATATTCCCACTTTCTTGACATATTTGAAGTTACATATCGTTTACATATAAGTTAAAACATGTCATTATCAAGGTATTGATAACTAATGTATtcattgaaaatatgaaaagtatatttgtaatttgtttgtattcactatatattaatatcaaagaTTAAAACTGCAATTGAAATCAATAAATAGTTAATTATTGATAACTAGCCCTTTGGCCTGTTCATTGATAAAGTATTGAAATGTACCTTTCTTGAATCTCTTCCAATTCAGTTCTGGCTCCAGGGACATACTGTTGTAAGTGCTCAAGGATCTCTATCATAtcattggttttgttttcattctttAGCAGAATTCCAAGTGGTATCTATCAAAATTgaagtaaaacatttaaaatcgAATTTTGTAATTACAATGCATTGGTATTACAATGTTgatgtatgaaaatattttttcctgttaatttcaatatttcaatttataaaacatttcaaatctTTGCAAAAGAgacaaaaaatacttttcaCTTTAGTACACATGTCATTTCATACTTTTTCTTTTAAAGTGTATACATAGAAATTTGATGATAAAGGAAATTTTAGCTCAATGCTTACCACTGTATGTTTCTAATTGAATGCAAGAAGTATCCCAACAAAACACTGCTGATTCTACATCAAAAAGGAACAAAACTGCAACAATTAACATTTCAACAGAATTATGCAATAAAATACTGCAGAACTGGTCATATTACAAAACATGGCCTTGGCATGTACATACATTGACATCTAGAGAAAGAataattcactttttttttttaaattcaataccAACAAActttccctatatatatatatatatcctatatctatatatatatatatatatatatatataacccttATCATTGACAACATGAAGGTTGATCTACtgttatatgttttaatatccATTTTAATTCTGTGTCTGACATTGTTAAATGTCAACCCCCTTTCAATGTTGGCTAACCAAATATCTTGAATAGACAAATGACTTTGTGGTTATGTTTTCTGCAGTATTTTAGATGTCTGTTAGTAAACGCATGCATTGATTTTGTTAGAAATCTGAACTTAACAAACTTGATCAGTACACAAAATGCATGtgttaataaatgtattcaaaaaGCTCTAAGAATTATTATGACTATGAATATAATGGACATGCAATGACATGCATAAATGATTTGGtccatattttatacaattttcaTACCTTTAAAATTAAAccataattaattataattattattgtcATAAATTACAAACCAATTATTTTACCATGGGTACACTTAGGACTCACTATACAGACCTAAGTTCCCTGGAGAATTATTGGTTTATTTCCAAATTCTGATGTGGCACAGATAgttcaatttattttgaacaaattCCTCTGTGTTGAAATGTAACTAATAAGGATCAGATCCCTATATAATGAATATATCCAGGCTAAGAAAATCACTAGTGCCACATAAAACTGGAAATTTATgcatttcttttcaataattttcttttcaataattttgataaaattaacAATCTATTCTATTGAATTGTAACAGGATGCaattgatatattataaattatcaaaatttaaaaggTTAATTTTTTTCTCATTCATTTCTAGATAGTTGTACAAATATTTGGGAAGAATATCAAGTTATAAATCTTATTATTATGGTTACCATTTCCTTCATGTAAAagattttacattaattatagCAAATATCAAATGTCATTGCAAAGATTGAAAGATATATTGCATGAAAAACTCAAGATATCAAAGCATCAAATCAAAGTATTGCATCCAATTAAATTCAAATCTtccaaaatgaagaaaaaaaaacatgaactTTTAACAACAACTCTGAATgtgacatatataatataccacaataGATTTCTTCGACATTTCTGCTGAATAAGCATGTTGGAATTGTTTAGgacaaatattttcaaagattTTGAAGGATGACAGATGTTCGATCAGAATGTTGGATACAACCTGTATCATGTCTTTTCTAAGAGTGTAATTGTCCTCAGCAGTAGGAAGAAATTCGCTGTTTTCAACCTCCATCAAATTTCCGACAGGCTCATCTGTGAAACCCTCACAGCTCACTCTATCTACAACAGACATGATTTGAGTAAAATGCCTCGACACATTTTGATGTTCCTGTGTCATTTCCCTGACTTTTATATGAAAGTCCAGGTTGTCGAGGTTAAATCTGTAGCCTAGGGGTTCACCATGTTGTTGAAATTCTGAATGGTAGATGGTTGAATAGGAATGTTCATCTATGACTGAGGGTTGATCTAATCCTCCTGCATAAGAGTGTTCAGTGCTCACCCTATCCACAATACTTTTAGCAGCAATAGTGTCTGCTAACCTCCTCTGATAGGTTTTCATTACTTGCTCATTTAGTTTTTTCGCTGTGTTCAACTTTTCATTCAAGGTTGTATGGGTTACAGAAAAACCCAGCTTTGCAAGCACCGAAAAGCCATCTTTCTGTAATTGGTTGTTGTACATTGTTATGGCAACAACATGTTGAAGAGAGTTAAGCATTTTTGAACGTCCCTGCAAAAGAACACACAAAGCTGCACAAACCTTAACCTGATCGAATGTCTTGCTATAACCAGAGGTTGCTGCTTGGGTTGCACATGCCCATAACATGGGTGCATGACTTTCAAAATCCTTTTGAATTTCTTTCATGTTGAAGTTTTCCAAATCTCTAGTTTCCCGTTTCTGTAAATGTACTTCaaattcatttgtttgttttgaaaagaCACAGCATTCCTGTTCAATTAACTTCTTAACTGCCTTCTTTGCATTTTCTTTGGTTGCATGGTCTGAAGAATTTACAAGTAATGATAAAGCCTTTTTGAAGCTTCCATTTGCTAATGATTTTACAATTGGAAGCATCTGTTCACAGAGTTTTGAAGATCGAAATGACACTGTATGTTTCAGGGTTTTCTTAACCGAAAGTGATGAAGATTTGATTCTCTTTTGTTGGTTACTACTTTGAGGCCCAGGTGAAAATGGAACAGCGAGATCCTCTGTGAATGAGCTCGAGGCTTTTTTTGATggagttaaaaacaatgatctTGTTGATGGCTTTCTAATTACTGTTTGTTGTCTAGACTGCTTTTCTAGGGATCCTGAAAAACATAATTGAATAtcgaaaataatatatatgtaacagataTCTGCCAGTGTAAGTGCATGAAGATATATATCCTTTCCTAGATTATAATCACCTCTAGCTACCACCTGTctactgtaaacatatataatgtcaAGTTTTATATTACTAATTATTAACTTTTGAGCATATAATGTTACTGAGTTAACACTCATCATATCATATTTTATgactttgatattattgtaatataactaaCAAATGCTATATTTACGTGTTCATATCTAAGTCAGgcagaaaaaaaagatttccaTGCCTTTATCATCTGGCCTTTACGCTATAGATTAATCCTAATAAACAAGTTATGATGCAGACATTTGTGACGTAATTTAAGTAGTTGTTTCAGTTATCAATCATTTATTTAGATTATGCGTTTACATCAAACACAATCTGGATATAAGGTAGAATGGTTCTTCTGAATATGTTCCGATTGTTACATGCATgataatattgaataaaaattaaatgCTGAAAATACCTTGATCTGGAGTAGCTCTCTTGTCAGGAAACTTAGATTGTCTTGGTGTTCCAGGTGTTCCTATGGCCATACTTCGTTTTTTCACAGATATGACTTTAATAAATGTTTGTGACGACATCATAACTTTGTCATATAATTGTGACCGTCTGCAGTCCATGTCTTTTATTCGTAGCAGCAGTTTATAACAAGGCGAACACACATATGTCCCAACATTTTCTTCGATACAGAGATTGTTCTTGTAACAGtaacatacaatttcaaaagcAGGACCCTTGTTCTTATCTTTTCGGATTATGTAGTACCTTTGTTTGTTTTCTAAACAACAAGAAACACACCTGTCACTGTCTGGAAAGCGAATTCTGTCAGTTTCTTTTACTGGAGTtgccatatttgtttacatttttcagCGCCCTCTACCGGTCACAAAATTCAAATAGCAATCTGACCAGACTCTCGTTTGAGGCAGTCTCGAGCGAGGACGAGAGTCTGGGGAATGCGAGACTACTTGACAGGTTGTAACAAAATAGGTTACAATGTAAATTagttcatttaagcattgaactgctttcatttggaagttatgggctgacgaatgccaactggacaaaggcaaatttaatgaagcgcgcccgcttatatttacatttgacaacgaatttgaaagactatatccaggaattttactctgataatgaatgaacaaattattatcgtcaaagacggaacagccttttcaacagccatctttcgttatcgccgacgtgacaattatgacgtcactataataatgacgtcataataaagatttggaagttatggactcataactttggaagttatggactcataactgcagtgtaaatgtaaaatatagGTAGATATATCTACATGTCCCTCCTTAATTTTTACTGTAAACAGACTTTCTTATAGTAAAGTATCGACATGTAGCTTTAGAGATTAATTGACGAACTACAATAAAGACTAACAAGAGaagataaaatacaaaattcatGAGGTCGCTTAAACCATACAAATTGAATCGTCCCATTATCTGAATGTTTGCAAGTTGACCTACAAACtgtatgtagctatatatagctagctacTTTTGCATGTTAACGTTGGACCTACAGGGGCAAGTCCCTGGTTCCTATGACCAAGAATGAAAATTAACTCTGGCCTATGGTCCATTAATAGATCACTCCAGGGGGTCTAAGCTTGTCTTTGGATAGACGTAAATTAAAACGAGAGGGGTATCAAGGAATTCTCACAGTACGAGATGGTTCTTGGAAACAAGAATATAGTTTGTGCCTACCAAGGAGTACACCTTTTACATATATTGCTTCCTCTTTCAGCTATATGTAACTCTATAGGtacatacagttgagtgtagactaaagcCTAAGGTGACACAAAGTGCATcccgagtgcactccaagtttacctggagtcctatcaggctccaagtttacctggagtcctatcgGGCTCCAATTTTACCTGGGttcacatgtatcacatgtacctgtaaccaagtacatacatacataatgtttaGAGATAGATACTCATATACATTTAgactaaaaaaacaacatgtaacAATTAGatatatgtgttactgttttatctttgtatatatcatctaattattttgttggttcatttttagttGGTTAACTTACAATTCATCTAATAAAATTGATTGATTTTTATTAGAAAACCCCTATACAAAATGACTGAATAGATCTGGAACTTCCTTGAAAAATGTttgatagcattcctttgatttgaagagttttaacaagccacgtaaATGGATAGAAattggaaataaacaaaatgtatttggcaagttgtttgtggtctctcaaaatgtagagtctGAATGTGTACTGGAACTATCTAGTACTCGAAGTTCTAaagtaacttttttttaatatttcaaatactttacttCCAAAGGTCTATATTtgtcttaacatacaatacaaaagaaaggTTTTTTTCCACCTTGAGAGCATACTCCGGATCCAATGTCTGGTGTATATGGTGttgttagggccagaggaaactcgggctaacctATACCAAGGTCAAatagaatataggtacagacttgtgactgtctatatctgacacttttgaaatgatatgattgtccattcctattacagtatGTATGTAGATACAGTAGACAGACGTGTCTCAGAAGACTGAACCATGCACGTGGACTTGACTTATATGACTGATGTATAACACGAGGATGTGTCTCATACTACTGACACACCACGAGGACGTGTCTCATACTACTGACACACCACGAGGACGTGTCTCATACTACTGACACACCACGAGTATGTGTCTCATATGACTGACACACCACGAGGTCGTGTTACATGTAATTGACACCAACGAGGACGTTTCTCATGTAACTGACACCCCACAAGGACGTGTCTCATTTTATTGACACAACACGAGGATGTGTCTCATATGACTGACACACCACGAGGACGTGTCTCATGTAACTGACAATCCACGAGGACATGTATCATGACTGACACACCACGAGGACGTGTCTCATGACTGACACTCCACGAGGACATGTATCATGACTGACACTCCACGAGGACGTGTCTCATGTAACCATGTAACTGACACACCACGAGGTTGTGTCTCATATGACTGACACTACACGAGGACGTGTCTCATGTAACTGACAATCCACGAGGACATGTATCATGACTGACACACCACGAGGACGTGTCTCATGTAACCATGTAACTGACACACCACGAGGTTGTGTCTCATATGACTGACACTACACGAGGACGTGTCTCATATGACTGACACTCCACGAGGATGTGTCTCATATGACTGACACACCACGAGGACGTGTCTCATATGACTGACACACCACGAGGTTGTGTCTCATATGACTGACACAACGCGAGGACGTGTATCATACTACTGACACACAACGAGGTTGTGTCTCATATGACTTACACAACACGAGGACATGTCTCATGACTGACACACCACAAGGACGTGTCTGATATGACTGACACACCACGAGGGTGTGTCTCATATGACTGACACACCACGAGGATGTGTCTCATATGACTGACACACTACGGCAACGAAGGCGCTCTGGAGCTTTACACCCGCAATTTGCTGACGTGGTAGTGATGTAAAAATTACCAGAGATGGCgtattgatgatttttgttaCGTTACAGTTCATTCACGGACAGGCCTCTTTAAAGGGTCGAGGAAACGGAAGTAAACACAGAAAAACCTACCTACATGTACGCTCATGGCATAGGTGTAAAAATCGTTTTTTTCTGAATTCAGCAAAGTCTGACTTATCAACTTAATCGGAAACTCCtcttttaattgaaaaaaaaataaataaaaacgaATAGTTACCTAACGCTATATCGGGATTATTTAGCATGTTGTAAGAAGACCCGACCAGGGATTTCTCGAACACTGATTCCCAATACATGTACGTAAGGGAAGAATAGCCACTACATTATATACGGCATTTCTCATTTCTCTCACTTAATACATGTGATGTATTTCAAAATCAGTGACACCTGAAGTCTATGTAGCTTTCGTTGGGAACGCTGTAATTCTCATTCCCGACTCACTGACTCACAACACAAGTGCCATTGGACACGGATCCAACTAATATCGAGTCACAGTCACACAGGTAATCAGCCACCATCGGTCATACAGACTAGTGTAATCAGGGCACACAGACCAGTCTCTCATTAGTCATACAGACTAGTGTTATCAGGGCACACAGATCAGTCTCTCATTAGTCTCACAGACTAGTGTTatcaggtcacacagaccagtctctCATTAGTCTCACAGACTAGTGTTATCAGGGCACACAGACCAGTCTCTCATTAGTCTCACAGACTAGTGTTATCAGGGCACACAGATCAGTCTCTCATTAGTCTCACAGACTAGTGTTATCAGGGCACACAGACCAGTCTCTCATTAGTCTCACAGACTAGTGTTATCAGGGCACACAGACCAGTCTCTCATTAGTCTCACAGACTAGTGTTATCAGGGCACACATACCAGTCTCTCATTAGTCTAACAGACTAGTGTTatcaggtcacacagaccagtctctcattagtcacacagactagtgtTATCAGGGCACACAGATCAGTCTCTCatttgtcacacagactagtgtTATCAGGGCACACAGACCAGTCTCTCATTAGTCACACAGACTAAAGTAAGACATACATATCTAGTCACACAGACTAAAGTAAGATATCtagtcacacagactagtgtAGGATgagtcacacagaccacttggATACAGTGGATACATCTGGTCACACagaacatgtatacaaataccgGTGGTGTGACAACCGTGAGACGTTCAACTGGTAATGTCCGTTCACGTGATACACCAACTGCATTTGGCCTTCCATCACATGCTATATGGTGTAAACGGCCCTAACGGTCCGAACGGCGAAAAACTACAATATACGTATATCCTAATTCCGCAGTTCAAAGATGGCCGCGCAAAACTTCCCATCCAATTTGAAAGATGTTGCGTCTGCCTCATGACGTCACTGAGGTTATACGTATATCCTAATTCAATAATAATCATGCATATTAAGCCACAGCATTACACGTTTTTTTCtcattctaaaaataaaataaaaaatatgttccATTGTTGCAGAGGTCATTTATgcagaaaatatatttaatctCCCGAAGAGGAAACGCAAACGGCCACACATTGTATATTCCTCACAAGTGCAACGTTAAGAAACACCTTAAGCCTTATCAAATAGGCGCATAATGCACACCATATCGATACATGAATATGAACAATCCACATGTGCACATGATAAAGGACTGGTAGTGGTAAGACTTTTGCTGAATTCAGAAAAAACAAGtaggtattttttttctgtgtttactTCCGTTTTCTCAACCCTTTAacggccgcggtggccgagtggttaaggtgtcccgacactttaccactagccctccacctctgggttgcgagttcgaaacctacgtgggggcagttgccaggtactgactgtaggccggtggtttttctccgggtactccggctttcctccacctccaaaacctggagcgtccttaaatgaccctggctgttaataggacgttaaacaaaaacaaaccaaaccctttAACTATTACCAATCAATCCAATAAGACTTGATAATGTCAACATATATAAGTCCGGTAAAGTGTGAGATTAACAGTCATTTCGATCGCGGAATTTgatgtatataactgataatatgttgcataattcgtggattggggcataatttggtcatacccgCCTACACTGTGGGCGAATTAGCAAAAAATGAGAAGTGCTTTTCCTGTCCGTTATCCTTGCAAgttatagccaatttatcatattgttccgtggtcgggttattttccttgaaggacagcattatcacatcaaaaaaaaagagaaaaaaatatctcaaCCGTTTTTTCC
This genomic interval carries:
- the LOC117332827 gene encoding uncharacterized protein LOC117332827 isoform X2 translates to MATPVKETDRIRFPDSDRCVSCCLENKQRYYIIRKDKNKGPAFEIVCYCYKNNLCIEENVGTYVCSPCYKLLLRIKDMDCRRSQLYDKVMMSSQTFIKVISVKKRSMAIGTPGTPRQSKFPDKRATPDQGSLEKQSRQQTVIRKPSTRSLFLTPSKKASSSFTEDLAVPFSPGPQSSNQQKRIKSSSLSVKKTLKHTVSFRSSKLCEQMLPIVKSLANGSFKKALSLLVNSSDHATKENAKKAVKKLIEQECCVFSKQTNEFEVHLQKRETRDLENFNMKEIQKDFESHAPMLWACATQAATSGYSKTFDQVKVCAALCVLLQGRSKMLNSLQHVVAITMYNNQLQKDGFSVLAKLGFSVTHTTLNEKLNTAKKLNEQVMKTYQRRLADTIAAKSIVDRVSTEHSYAGGLDQPSVIDEHSYSTIYHSEFQQHGEPLGYRFNLDNLDFHIKVREMTQEHQNVSRHFTQIMSVVDRVSCEGFTDEPVGNLMEVENSEFLPTAEDNYTLRKDMIQNQQCFVGILLAFN
- the LOC117332827 gene encoding uncharacterized protein LOC117332827 isoform X1 → MATPVKETDRIRFPDSDRCVSCCLENKQRYYIIRKDKNKGPAFEIVCYCYKNNLCIEENVGTYVCSPCYKLLLRIKDMDCRRSQLYDKVMMSSQTFIKVISVKKRSMAIGTPGTPRQSKFPDKRATPDQGSLEKQSRQQTVIRKPSTRSLFLTPSKKASSSFTEDLAVPFSPGPQSSNQQKRIKSSSLSVKKTLKHTVSFRSSKLCEQMLPIVKSLANGSFKKALSLLVNSSDHATKENAKKAVKKLIEQECCVFSKQTNEFEVHLQKRETRDLENFNMKEIQKDFESHAPMLWACATQAATSGYSKTFDQVKVCAALCVLLQGRSKMLNSLQHVVAITMYNNQLQKDGFSVLAKLGFSVTHTTLNEKLNTAKKLNEQVMKTYQRRLADTIAAKSIVDRVSTEHSYAGGLDQPSVIDEHSYSTIYHSEFQQHGEPLGYRFNLDNLDFHIKVREMTQEHQNVSRHFTQIMSVVDRVSCEGFTDEPVGNLMEVENSEFLPTAEDNYTLRKDMIQVVSNILIEHLSSFKIFENICPKQFQHAYSAEMSKKSIVNQQCFVGILLAFN